The Prunus persica cultivar Lovell chromosome G7, Prunus_persica_NCBIv2, whole genome shotgun sequence genome has a segment encoding these proteins:
- the LOC18770110 gene encoding WD-40 repeat-containing protein MSI4 yields the protein MDAQSQQPQVGVVKKKETRGRKPKPKEEKKDDQQQQAKMKKAHQQATVDDKYTQWKSLVPVLYDWLANHNLVWPSLSCRWGPQLEQATYKNRQRLYLSEQTDGSVPNTLVIANCEVVKPRVAAAEHISQFNEEARSPFVKKYKTIIHPGEINRIRELPQNTKIVATHTDSPDVLIWDVEAQPNRHAVLGATSSRPDLILTGHQDNAEFALAMCPTEPYVLSGGKDKTVVLWSIQDHISAATTDPAATKSQGSGGSIIKQNSKPGDGNDKAADGPSVAPRGIYYGHEDTVEDVAFCPSSSQEFCSVGDDSCLILWDARVGSSPAIKVEKAHNADLHCVDWNPHDDNLILTGSADNSVRLFDRRNLTSGGVGAPIYKFEGHKAAVLCVQWCPDKSSVFGSSAEDGLLNIWDYEKVSKERTTKGPSSPPGLFFQHAGHRDKVVDFHWNASDPWTIVSVSDDCDTTGGGGTLQIWRMSDLIYRPEEEVLAELEKFKSHVVSCASKP from the exons ATGGACGCTCAGTCGCAGCAGCCACAAGTCGGAGttgtgaagaagaaggagactCGGGGCCGAAAGCCCAAGcccaaggaagaaaagaaggacGACCAGCAACAGCAGGCCAAGATGAAGAAGGCCCACCAACAAGCCACCGTCGACGACAAGTACACTCAGTGGAAGTCACTCGTCCCTGTCCTCTACGACTGGCTCGCTAACCACAACCTCGTCTGGCCCTCCCTCTCTTGccg GTGGGGTCCTCAGCTCGAGCAAGCTACTTACAAGAATCGACAACGTCTCTACCTTTCTGAGCAG ACTGATGGAAGTGTTCCAAATACGCTGGTTATTGCTAACTGCGAGGTTGTCAAACCTAGAGTTGCCGCTGCAGAGCATATATCTCAG TTCAATGAAGAAGCCCGCTCACCATTTGTTAAGAAGTACAAGACCATCATACATCCGGGAGAG ATAAACAGAATCAGAGAACTTCCACAGAACACTAAGATAGTGGCCACACATACAGACAGCCCTGAT GTTCTAATTTGGGATGTGGAAGCTCAACCTAACCGTCATGCTGTCCTTGGAGCCACAAGCTCACGCCCGGATTTG ATTTTGACTGGACATCAAGATAATGCAGAATTTGCTCTTGCAATGTGTCCAACTGAACCATATGTGCTGTCTGGAG GGAAGGACAAAACAGTGGTTTTGTGGAGTATTCAGGACCATATATCAGCGGCTACCACAGATCCAGCAGCAACCAAGTCTCAAGGATCTGGTGGGTCAATTATTAAACAAAACTCAAAGCCTGGGGATGGTAATGATAAAGCTGCTGATGGCCCTTCTGTTGCACCACGAGGAATCTACTATGGGCATGAGGATACGGTTGAAGATGTGGCATTTTGCCCATCTAG TTCACAGGAGTTCTGTAGTGTTGGTGACGATTCCTGCCTCATATTATGGGATGCACGTGTGGGCTCTAGCCCTGCCATAAAG GTTGAAAAAGCACATAATGCTGATCTTcactgtgttgattggaatcCCCATGATGATAACCTTATTCTAACAGG GTCAGCAGATAATTCCGTTCGCTTGTTTGATCGCCGAAATCTCACTTCTGGCGGAGTTGGGGCAcctatttataaatttgagGGTCACAAAGCAGCTGTTCTTTGTGTCCAG TGGTGTCCAGACAAATCGTCTGTCTTTGGAAGCTCTGCAGAAGATGGTCTTTTAAACATTTGGGATTATGAGAAG GTAAGTAAGGAGCGAACTACCAAAGGCCCAAGTTCTCCACCTGGTCTGTTTTTTCAGCATGCTGGGCACAG GGACAAAGTTGTTGATTTCCATTGGAATGCATCCGATCCATGGACCATCGTTAGTGTGTCTGATGACTGTGATACTACTGGTGGTGGGGGGACATTGCAG ATATGGCGAATGAGTGACCTGATCTACAGACCTGAAGAGGAGGTTCTGGCAGAGCTTGAGAAGTTCAAGTCCCATGTTGTTTCCTGTGCTTCAAAGCCTTGA
- the LOC18769031 gene encoding uncharacterized protein LOC18769031 yields the protein MADTDRGTLKRPGDEALEEKAVKRQRDLEVEGDQNDDILTLLFNEPDETLDEVMKLLDAADNGASCTTGAKVRFVNDPYSPSSYFTVNGNEESCGSSFSELESTCMVGVDICGGGLGIGAEVMGLEFDMWLMEEAKEENGGACGVIEEEARGGGWDMEAEWDDAALARFIGEDLF from the coding sequence atggcGGACACAGACAGGGGAACGCTTAAGAGGCCTGGAGACGAAGCTTTGGAGGAGAAGGCGGTGAAGAGGCAGCGAGATCTGGAGGTGGAAGGAGATCAAAACGACGACATTTTGACTCTGCTGTTCAACGAACCCGACGAGACGCTCGACGAGGTGATGAAGCTTCTGGACGCGGCGGACAACGGTGCTAGTTGTACTACTGGCGCGAAGGTGAGGTTCGTCAACGACCCGTACTCGCCGTCATCGTATTTCACCGTCAACGGCAACGAGGAGAGCTGCGGGTCGTCGTTCTCGGAGCTGGAGTCGACGTGCATGGTGGGCGTCGACATATGCGGTGGCGGGCTAGGCATTGGAGCGGAGGTTATGGGCTTGGAGTTTGATATGTGGTTGATGGAGGAGGCGAAGGAGGAGAACGGCGGCGCGTGTGGTGTAATCGAGGAGGAGGCGCGTGGTGGAGGGTGGGACATGGAGGCAGAGTGGGATGATGCTGCGCTGGCGAGGTTCATCGGGGAAGACCTATTTTGA
- the LOC18771555 gene encoding probable polyamine oxidase 5, producing MVAKKSRIVIIGAGMAGVTAANKLFTATGSKDLFELCVVEGGSRIGGRINTSEFGGDRIEMGATWIHGIGGSPVHKIAQEIHALESEQPWECMDGSSDEPKTIAECGFELTPTLVDPISSLFKNLMDYAQGKKVFDESTETESNGDVEYSKLGDKASEVCTSNGGLGKLSVGSFLRQGLDAYWVSKKNQDEELKLNGYGNWSRRLLEEAIFAMHENTQRTYTSAGDLFTLDYSAESEYRMFPGEEITIAKGYLSIVQSLASVLPPGLIQLGRKVTKIEWQQPETHINNGYDDTRPVKLHFSDGSVMLADHVIVTVSLGVLKASIQQDSGMFNPPLPSFKTEAISRLGFGVVNKLFLQLSSTHATKGQDFSKFPFLQMVFHRADSEFRHKKIPWWMRKTASLCPLYHNSSVLLSWFAGKEALELESLKDEEIINGVSATVSSFLSKPQKKERENCHSHELCNGNVNSQENSEVKIAKVLKSQWGNDPLFLGSYSYVAVGSSGEDLDTMAEPLPKLNSCGDEPATSPPLQILFAGEATHRTHYSTTHGAYFSGLREANRLLQHYHHVGV from the coding sequence ATGGTGGCCAAGAAATCAAGGATTGTGATAATAGGAGCAGGAATGGCTGGTGTGACAGCAGCTAACAAGCTCTTCACTGCCACTGGGTCCAAGGACTTGTTTGAGCTGTGTGTTGTGGAAGGTGGGTCAAGAATTGGTGGCAGAATCAACACATCAGAGTTTGGTGGTGACCGAATTGAGATGGGCGCCACTTGGATCCATGGCATTGGAGGCAGCCCAGTTCACAAAATTGCTCAAGAAATCCATGCACTTGAGTCTGAGCAGCCATGGGAGTGCATGGATGGGTCCTCTGATGAGCCCAAGACCATTGCTGAATGTGGGTTTGAGCTAACCCCCACTCTGGTAGACCCCATTTCATCTCTGTTCAAGAACTTGATGGATTATGCTCAGGGGAAGAAGGTGTTTGATGAAAGTACTGAAACAGAGAGCAATGGTGATGTTGAATACAGTAAGCTTGGAGATAAAGCTTCCGAGGTTTGTACAAGCAATGGTGGTCTTGGGAAGCTCAGTGTTGGTTCTTTCCTAAGGCAGGGCCTTGATGCTTATTGGGtttcaaagaaaaaccaagatgAGGAGCTGAAGCTCAATGGTTATGGAAATTGGAGCAGAAGGTTGCTGGAAGAAGCCATCTTTGCAATGCATGAGAACACCCAAAGGACTTATACATCAGCTGGTGACTTGTTTACTCTGGATTATAGTGCAGAAAGCGAGTACCGTATGTTCCCAGGCGAAGAAATTACCATTGCTAAAGGCTACTTGAGCATAGTTCAATCACTAGCCTCTGTTCTGCCACCTGGGTTGATCCAGTTAGGCAGAAAGGTCACAAAAATTGAATGGCAGCAGCCAGAGACTCATATCAACAATGGTTATGATGACACAAGGCCTGTGAAGCTACACTTTTCTGATGGGTCAGTTATGTTGGCCGATCATGTTATTGTTACAGTTTCTTTGGGGGTCCTTAAAGCTTCAATTCAACAAGATTCAGGTATGTTCAATCCTCCCTTGCCTTCTTTCAAGACTGAGGCAATATCAAGGCTTGGTTTTGGTGTTGTTAACAAGCTGTTTCTGCAACTGAGCTCTACCCATGCTACAAAAGGCCAAGACTTCAGTAAGTTTCCTTTTTTACAAATGGTTTTTCATAGAGCAGACTCAGAATTCAGGCATAAAAAGATCCCATGGTGGATGAGGAAGACAGCTTCTCTTTGTCCACTCTATCACAATTCCAGCGTTCTGCTATCTTGGTTTGCAGGGAAAGAAGCACTTGAGCTTGAATCACTCAAAGATGAAGAGATCATTAATGGGGTTTCAGCAACAGTCTCTAGCTTTCTGTCAAAAccccaaaagaaagagagagaaaattgtcATTCCCATGAACTATGCAATGGGAATGTGAATTCACAAGAGAACTCTGAAGTAAAAATTGCAAAGGTTTTGAAGAGTCAATGGGGTAATGATCCTCTGTTTCTAGGATCCTACTCTTATGTTGCTGTTGGATCAAGTGGTGAGGATTTGGACACCATGGCAGAGCCATTGCCAAAGTTGAACAGTTGTGGTGATGAGCCTGCTACTTCCCCCCCACTTCAAATTCTGTTTGCAGGGGAAGCTACACACAGAACCCACTATTCTACCACCCATGGAGCTTACTTTAGTGGTCTTAGAGAAGCCAATAGGCTTCTCCAACATTATCACCATGTTGGGGTTTAG
- the LOC109950181 gene encoding uncharacterized protein LOC109950181 — MLQFGANPHDRRFWPQSRSPSPQFIMTTLPEITDLFARLASRLKSLNVTSFSPHTAKEELDEAALDLSISKLNQSLNPNGNSRVRVLDTVLSLMCFKAPQVFDSGIEYLVKTIVTVLLSSIRCKVLRSPKDEILLIGSSISHRDCGHLIEAAADILEKLVGHGKLSDSLLCAIVRVVSSASLYRQLSRPVFDVKSVDVKKTLTSKLLCYFPREKSLDNNKIPFRLLLWYLDPLILKRDVSNILQETIDRPFLCLSKEFRESNDWLSVITSLVLSPIMFVEARALLHRWFLVTGLASVLELLIQLVAVVLDVVSRPMFWDISLEVGAKLQFSNAYFPYNQRLLRILTGPLSYEGLLQLVHETNEPVPCAQKQLCPTFKPPAVKVSTIDDKSLWSLAINFPDWFYFASALLFSEKTSHDSCHPECILGASKVGKAHHEELPSISAARYIAWILSPVSKSHQDSLADCLIKTSESWAFKQFGSGSHEKETYGYKKILKKQKFCEEDYSSPTEYDYQAVAVWLSRFNTMYTRNCNETVNSSTSRETKRPCGHSLQQNVLFRRIPLGILLGCPHYTTEDGCELLMHYATTSRIFQLRETNATGLKHVKWNSKGHRNLVTWSDECNEREATAGACLVFSLTDIIESMSASLFETEEAGVDFLCRVKMRISKYLIKCIKRLIQLKIDDRNWVVMDFCHKLEKWRHQGQEVLELHKDLDDVIHVLSQRTCSVSSM, encoded by the exons ATGCTTCAATTTGGCGCGAACCCACATGACCGCCGGTTCTGGCCTCAGAGTCGGTCTCCCTCACCTCAGTTCATCATGACCACACTACCAGAAATAACCGATCTCTTCGCCAGGCTCGCTTCCCGCCTCAAATCCCTAAACGTCACGTCGTTTTCTCCTCACACTGCCAAAGAAGAACTTGACGAAGCAGCTCTGGACCTCTCTATTTCAAAGCTGAACCAATCTCTGAACCCTAACGGCAAttctagggttagggttttggacACAGTCCTATCTCTAATGTGCTTCAAAGCTCCCCAG GTTTTCGATTCGGGCATTGAGTATTTAGTGAAGACAATTGTCACCGTTTTGTTGTCTTCCATTCGTTGCAAGGTCCTTCGATCTCCGAAAGATGAGATTTTGCTGATTGGAAGCTCGATTTCTCACCGGGATTGTGGGCATTTGATCGAAGCGGCTGCTGATATTCTTGAGAAATTGGTGGGACATG GTAAGCTTTCGGATTCTTTACTGTGTGCCATTGTAAGAGTTGTAAGTTCAGCATCATTGTACCGGCAGCTGTCAAGACCCGTTTTTGATGTAAAATCAGTGGATGTAAAAAAGACCTTGACTTCGAAGCTTCTCTGTTACTTTCCCAGAGAAAAATCCcttgacaacaacaaaataccatTCAG ATTGCTGTTGTGGTATCTTGACCCGCTAATTTTGAAGCGCGATGTTTCAAACATTTTGCAAGAAACCATAGACAGGCCATTTCTTTGTTTGAGTAAGGAATTTCGTGAGAGTAATGATTGGCTCTCTGTTATCACATCCTTGGTACTTTCTCCCATTATGTTTGTTGAGGCCAGAGCTTTGCTGCACCGATGGTTTTTGGTCAC GGGTCTGGCTTCTGTGCTTGAGCTTCTAATTCAATTGGTCGCAGTGGTATTAGATGTGGTTTCAAGACCAATGTTCTGGGACATATCACTGGAAGTGGGAGCAAAGTTGCAATTTTCTAATGCTTATTTCCCATACAACCAACGCTTGCTAAGGATCTTGACTGGACCCCTCTCCTACGAGGGTCTCCTACAATTAGTGCATGAGACAAATGAGCCAGTGCCTTGTGCCCAGAAACAACTTTGTCCAACTTTTAAGCCACCTGCAGTAAAGGTTTCAACAATCGATGACAAATCTCTCTG GTCCCTGGCCATCAACTTCCCAGACTGGTTCTACTTTGCTTCTGCATTGCTCTTCTCGGAGAAAACTTCTCATGACAGTTGTCATCCAGAATGCATATTGGGGGCATCCAAAGTCGGAAAAGCGCACCATGAAGAACTACCTTCTATTTCTGCAGCAAGGTACATTGCCTGGATTTTGAGTCCTGTTAGTAAATCTCACCAGGATTCGCTGGCTGATTGTTTGATTAAAACATCAGAGTCTTGGGCTTTTAAGCAATTTGGCTCAGGTTCCCATGAGAAAGAAACATACGGCTACAAGAAAATACTCAAGAAACAGAAATTCTGTGAAGAGGACTATAGTTCCCCAACAGAGTATGATTATCAAGCAGTTGCAGTCTGGCTCAGCAGGTTCAATACTATGTACACAAGGAATTGCAATGAAACTGTTAACAGTTCAACATCGCGTGAAACAAAACGACCCTGTGGTCATAGTCTGCAGCAAAATGTCCTGTTCCGGAGAATCCCACTAGGCATCTTGCTTGGTTGCCCTCATTATACCACTGAAGATGGATGTGAATTGCTGATGCATTATGCCACAACTAGTAGAATTTTTCAGTTGAGGGAAACTAACGCTACTGGATTGAAGCATGTAAAATGGAACTCCAAAGGGCATAGGAACTTAGTTACATGGAGTGATGAATGTAATGAAAGGGAAGCTACAGCAGGTGCCTGTCTTGTCTTCAGTTTAACTGATATTATAGAAAGTATGTCTGCTTCACTGTTCGAGACTGAAGAAGCTGGCGTAGACTTTCTCTGCCGGGTGAAAATGCGGATCAGCAAATACTTGATAAAATGCATCAAGAGGTTAATCCAACTCAAAATTGATGACAGAAATTGGGTTGTAATGGATTTCTGCCATAAATTGGAGAAGTGGAGGCATCAGGGACAAGAAGTATTAGAGCTCCACAAAGATTTAGATGATGTCATTCATGTATTGAGTCAGAGAACATGCTCTGTTTCATCAATGTGA
- the LOC18769018 gene encoding beta-galactosidase — translation MWNVLRGNNTLLSLLLFSWLASAATASVSYDHKAIIINGQKRILISGSIHYPRSTPEMWPDLIQKSKDGGLDVIQTYVFWNGHEPSPGKYYFEDRYDLVKFIKLVHQAGLYVNLRIGPYVCAEWNFGGFPVWLKYVPGIVFRTDNEPFKAAMQKFTEKIVSMMKAEQLFQSQGGPIILSQIENEFGPVEWEIGAPGKAYTKWAAQMAVGLNTGVPWIMCKQEDAPDPVIDTCNGFYCENFTPNKNYKPKMWTEVWTGWYTEFGGAVPTRPAEDLAFSIARFIQKGGSFVNYYMYHGGTNFGRTAGGPFMATSYDYDAPLDEYGLPREPKWGHLRDLHKAIKSSESALVSAEPSVTSLGNGQEAHVFKSKSGCAAFLANYDTKSSAKVSFGNGQYELPPWSISILPDCKTAVYNTARLGSQSSQMKMTPVKSALPWQSFVEESASSDESDTTTLDGLWEQINVTRDTTDYLWYMTDITISPDEGFIKRGESPLLTIYSAGHALHVFINGQLSGTVYGALENPKLTFSQNVKLRSGINKLALLSISVGLPNVGLHFETWNAGVLGPVTLKGLNSGTWDMSRWKWTYKIGLKGEALGLHTVSGSSSVEWAEGPSMAQKQPLTWYKATFNAPPGNGPLALDMSSMGKGQIWINGQSIGRHWPAYTARGNCGNCYYAGTYDDKKCRTHCGEPSQRWYHVPRSWLTPSGNLLVVFEEWGGDPTKISLVERRTSSVCADIFEGQPTLTNSQKLASGKLNRPKAHLWCPPGQVISDIKFASYGLPQGTCGSFQEGSCHAHKSYDAPKRNCIGKQSCSVAVAPEAFGGDPCPGSTKKLSVEAVCS, via the exons ATGTGGAACGTGTTAAGAGGCAACAACACGCTCCTGTCATTGCTCTTGTTTTCATGGCTGGCTTCTGCAGCTACTGCCTCTGTGAGCTATGACCACAAAGCTATAATAATTAATGGGCAGAAGAGAATTCTCATCTCTGGCTCCATTCATTATCCCAGAAGCACACCTGAG ATGTGGCCTGATTTAATACAGAAGTCCAAAGATGGAGGCTTGGATGTTATTCAGACCTATGTGTTTTGGAATGGGCATGAGCCTTCTCCAGGAAAA TATTATTTTGAGGACAGATATGATTTGGTCAAGTTCATCAAGCTGGTACACCAAGCAGGCCTATATGTTAATCTCCGGATTGGCCCTTATGTGTGTGCTGAATGGAACTTCGg GGGATTCCCTGTTTGGCTTAAATATGTTCCTGGAATTGTTTTTAGAACTGACAATGAGCCTTTCAAG GCGGCAATGCAAAAATTTACGGAGAAGATTGTCAGTATGATGAAGGCAGAACAGCTGTTTCAAAGTCAGGGAGGTCCTATAATTCTATCTCAG ATAGAAAATGAATTTGGACCAGTAGAGTGGGAAATTGGTGCCCCTGGTAAAGCTTATACCAAATGGGCAGCTCAGATGGCTGTGGGTCTCAACACTGGAGTGCCATGGATTATGTGTAAGCAAGAAGATGCCCCTGATCCAGTT ATCGACACCTGCAATGGTTTCTACTGTGaaaatttcactccaaacaaGAACTACAAACCCAAAATGTGGACAGAAGTCTGGACTGGCTG GTATACAGAATTTGGTGGGGCAGTTCCCACAAGACCTGCAGAAGACTTGGCATTTTCAATTGCAAGGTTTATACAGAAGGGTGGTTCTTTTGTGAACTATTACATG TACCATGGAGGAACGAATTTCGGCCGAACAGCTGGAGGTCCTTTCATGGCCACCAGCTATGACTATGACGCCCCTTTAGACGAATACG GACTACCAAGGGAACCAAAGTGGGGACATTTGAGAGATCTACATAAAGCCATCAAGTCATCCGAGTCAGCTTTAGTGTCTGCAGAACCTTCAGTGACATCACTTGGAAATGGTCAAGAg GCTCATGTGTTCAAGTCAAAGTCTGGGTGTGCTGCATTCCTTGCAAATTATGACACAAAATCCTCTGCTAAAGTTAGCTTTGGAAATGGGCAATATGAACTGCCACCATGGTCCATCAGCATTCTCCCTGACTGCAAAACTGCAGTTTACAACACTGCAAGG CTTGGTTCCCAAAGCTCGCAGATGAAGATGACACCAGTAAAATCTGCACTTCCTTGGCAGTCATTCGTCGAAGAAAGTGCCTCTTCCGATGAATCTGATACAACTACGTTGGACGGGTTGTGGGAACAAATAAATGTCACTAGGGATACTACAGACTACTTGTGGTACATGACAGA TATCACAATCAGTCCTGATGAAGGATTTATAAAGAGAGGAGAGTCACCTCTTCTTACCATCTATTCAGCTGGTCATGCCTTGCATGTTTTCATCAATGGTCAGCTATCAG GAACCGTGTATGGGGCATTGGAGAATCCTAAATTAACATTTAGTCAAAACGTGAAGCTGAGATCAGGCATCAATAAGCTTGCTTTACTTAGCATTTCAGTTGGTCTTCCG AATGTTGGTCTTCACTTTGAGACATGGAATGCGGGAGTTCTGGGCCCAGTCACATTGAAGGGTCTGAATTCGGGAACATGGGACATGTCACGATGGAAATGGACCTACAAG ATTGGTCTCAAAGGTGAAGCTTTAGGCCTTCATACTGTCAGTGGGAGTTCTTCTGTTGAATGGGCAGAAGGACCATCAATGGCTCAAAAGCAACCTCTTACCTGGTACAAG GCTACTTTTAATGCACCACCAGGTAATGGCCCATTAGCTTTGGATATGAGTAGCATGGGAAAAGGTCAGATATGGATCAATGGACAGAGCATTGGACGCCACTGGCCTGCATATACAGCACGGGGTAATTGTGGCAATTGCTATTATGCTGGAACTTACGACGACAAGAAATGCAGAACACATTGTGGGGAGCCCTCTCAGAGATG GTATCATGTTCCGCGGTCGTGGTTAACCCCGAGCGGGAATCTGTTGGTAGTGTTTGAAGAATGGGGTGGTGATCCGACTAAAATATCTTTGGTGGAAAGAAGAACATCAAGTGTCTGTGCTGATATATTTGAAGGGCAACCAACATTGACAAACTCTCAAAAGTTAGCCTCTGGCAAACTCAACAGACCAAAAGCCCATTTATGGTGTCCACCTGGTCAGGTCATCTCTGATATTAAGTTTGCTAGCTATGGGTTGCCACAAGGGACATGTGGAAGCTTCCAAGAAGGGAGCTGCCATGCCCACAAGTCGTATGATGCTCCTAAAAGG AACTGCATTGGAAAGCAATCCTGCTCAGTGGCTGTAGCTCCTGAAGCTTTTGGAGGAGATCCTTGTCCGGGCAGTACGAAGAAGCTCTCGGTTGAGGCTGTTTGCAGCTAA
- the LOC18771664 gene encoding GATA transcription factor 21, producing MAPPSPFLELSGDGGDHDHQYHHLFNLEPQTSFSSSSLSSPIFLNPSQAQAPSGHYREPQNFQFQLLEADHHNIVSYGGSCDYDPQTLENESGSGTILKLSISKNEAGRNGNPSTDKWMSSKMRMMKKMTNPDQTSSSCTSSDDKPVAMKLSISHKSEEQKPQHPDMISCSNKSSNIMNNNVPIIRVCSDCNTTKTPLWRSGPRGPKSLCNACGIRQRKARRAMAAAAAAASGTTLAAAPSMKSTSKAQHKDNKPRGASTVPFKKRPYNKLSSTPPSKGRPPKKLCFEDFAISMDNNHSSSATTTTTTSLQRVFPQDEKEAAILLMALSCGLVHG from the exons ATGGCTCCACCTTCCCCTTTTCTTGAGCTCAGTGGAGATGGTGGAGATCATGATCATCAATACCACCATCTCTTCAATCTAGAACCTCaaacttctttctcttcttcctctctttccaGCCCCATATTCTTAAACCCATCTCAAGCCCAAGCACCATCCGGTCACTATAGAGAACCACAAAACTTTCAATTCCAACTCCTAGAG GCTGATCATCATAACATTGTCTCGTATGGCGGATCATGTGATTACGACCCTCAAACCCTCGAAAACGAAAGTGGCAGTGGTACTATTCTGAAATTAAGCATTTCCAAGAATGAAGCTGGCAGAAATGGAAATCCAAGTACTGATAAGTGGATGTCTTCAAagatgaggatgatgaagaagatgacaaACCCGGATCAAACGTCGAGCAGCTGTACATCCAGCGATGATAAACCAGTTGCAATGAAGTTATCAATATCACACAAGTCTGAAGAGCAGAAGCCGCAGCATCCTGACATGATCAGCTGCAGCAACAAATCATCAAACATCATGAACAACAACGTCCCAATTATTAGGGTTTGCTCTGATTGCAACACTACTAAGACACCTCTATGGAGGAGCGGACCAAGAGGCCCCAAG TCACTTTGCAACGCCTGTGGAATTCGGCAAAGGAAGGCAAGGCGGGCCATGGCGGCTGCTGCAGCGGCAGCAAGCGGCACAACCCTGGCTGCTGCGCCATCTATGAAGAGTACTAGTAAGGCGCAACACAAAGACAATAAACCAAGAGGTGCTTCTACTGTCCCGTTCAAGAAAAGGCCGTACAATAAACTCAGCTCAACCCCACCATCAAAAGGCAGACCACCAAAGAAGCTTTGTTTTGAGGATTTCGCAATAAGCATGGACAATAACCATTCATCATctgccactaccaccaccactactaGCCTTCAACGAGTTTTCCCACAAGACGAGAAGGAAGCTGCGATCCTGCTCATGGCTCTATCTTGTGGACTTGTTCATGGTTGA